A window of Blastomonas sp. SL216 contains these coding sequences:
- a CDS encoding cation:proton antiporter, with protein MHNPLDNPVLSDALVILGAAGIVIPAFARFRITPIIGFLLIGILVGPSGLGSLVDEYPWLYHVTITDAKSIGPYAEFGIILLLFTIGLELSFKRLWSLRKLVFGVGAAELLLSALIIGTALNMVGQNWGGAIGLGLALALSSTALVLPMSGTTSPVGRAALAMLLFEDVAIVPIIFLLGALAPTAGMSGASNLGITLLLGVATVLAMLVLGRMILPRMFAQAARTKSPELFLAASLLVVITASLATASVGLSPIVGALLAGLIIAETEYHGEVEILIEPFKGLALGVFLITVGMSIDIRVIVAHWQSLAIAVVGVVVVKAVVTGLLLRVAGARRGTAAEAGVLMASPSETTLIVLAAAVQAQLIQASTAQFWQIVTAIGLTITPLLAKLGHSMARHLEMRASDAAPIDQSDIANDRTVIFGYGRVGEIIADMLKEHGQPFVAVESNVDVVLTARRAGVPIVFGDVARPELLDRLRLGHARALILTMDDPVLAVQIVRRVHGWVPDLTIIARARDTDHASELYRAGATLAVPEALESSLQLSEALLVDLGIAMGHVIASIHGKRDELRRRIMEEGGLDQKPALRSGEAPAA; from the coding sequence ATGCATAATCCGCTCGACAATCCGGTCCTCAGCGATGCACTCGTCATTCTCGGCGCTGCCGGCATCGTCATTCCGGCGTTCGCCCGGTTCAGAATCACGCCGATCATCGGATTTCTGCTGATCGGCATCCTGGTGGGGCCGTCCGGGCTAGGCTCGCTGGTCGATGAATATCCCTGGCTCTACCATGTCACCATCACCGACGCGAAATCGATCGGGCCTTATGCCGAATTCGGCATCATCCTGCTGCTGTTCACCATCGGGCTTGAGCTGTCGTTCAAGCGACTCTGGAGCCTGCGCAAGCTGGTTTTCGGGGTTGGTGCGGCAGAATTGCTGCTGTCCGCACTGATCATCGGGACGGCTCTGAACATGGTCGGACAGAATTGGGGCGGAGCCATTGGCCTCGGCCTGGCGCTGGCGCTTTCGTCGACTGCATTGGTGCTGCCTATGTCGGGCACCACATCCCCCGTCGGGCGCGCGGCTCTGGCCATGCTGCTGTTCGAGGATGTCGCGATCGTCCCCATCATCTTCCTGCTCGGTGCGCTCGCGCCGACAGCGGGCATGTCGGGGGCCAGCAATCTGGGTATCACGCTGCTGCTGGGCGTCGCGACCGTGCTCGCCATGCTGGTCCTGGGGCGCATGATCCTGCCCCGGATGTTCGCTCAGGCTGCGCGGACCAAGAGCCCAGAGCTGTTTCTGGCGGCAAGCCTTCTGGTCGTCATCACCGCGAGCCTGGCCACCGCGTCTGTCGGCCTCTCGCCCATCGTCGGCGCACTGCTCGCCGGCCTGATCATTGCCGAGACCGAATATCATGGCGAGGTCGAGATTCTGATCGAGCCGTTCAAGGGGCTGGCGCTGGGCGTCTTCCTGATCACGGTCGGCATGTCGATCGACATCCGGGTGATCGTCGCCCATTGGCAGTCACTGGCCATTGCGGTGGTCGGCGTGGTCGTGGTCAAGGCGGTGGTCACCGGGCTGCTGCTGCGTGTCGCCGGTGCACGGCGCGGGACGGCGGCCGAGGCTGGCGTGTTGATGGCCAGTCCGTCCGAAACCACCCTGATCGTGCTGGCTGCAGCGGTTCAGGCCCAGCTGATCCAGGCCTCCACGGCCCAGTTCTGGCAGATCGTCACCGCCATCGGACTTACGATCACGCCGCTGCTGGCCAAGCTGGGGCACAGCATGGCCCGCCATCTGGAAATGCGGGCCAGCGACGCGGCGCCCATCGACCAATCGGACATTGCCAATGATCGCACCGTGATCTTTGGTTACGGCCGCGTCGGTGAAATCATTGCCGATATGCTCAAGGAGCATGGCCAACCGTTTGTCGCGGTCGAATCCAATGTCGATGTCGTGCTGACCGCACGGCGCGCCGGCGTGCCGATCGTGTTCGGCGATGTCGCGCGCCCCGAATTGCTCGATCGCCTGCGTCTGGGCCATGCCCGTGCGCTGATCCTGACCATGGATGACCCGGTGCTGGCGGTGCAGATCGTGCGCCGTGTCCATGGCTGGGTTCCGGACCTGACGATCATTGCCCGCGCCCGCGATACCGATCATGCGAGCGAGCTATACCGGGCGGGCGCTACGCTTGCGGTGCCGGAGGCGCTGGAAAGTTCATTGCAGCTGTCCGAAGCTTTGCTGGTCGATCTGGGCATTGCCATGGGGCACGTCATCGCTTCCATTCACGGCAAGCGCGATGAACTGCGCCGCCGGATCATGGAAGAAGGCGGGCTCGACCAGAAGCCCGCCCTGCGGTCTGGCGAGGCGCCCGCCGCCTGA
- a CDS encoding bifunctional GNAT family N-acetyltransferase/carbon-nitrogen hydrolase family protein, with protein sequence MAQRSKARLEVRQARRGDISGISALVERAYPGLPPYKFGELRGQLNNFPQGQFVAILDGDIVGYCASSRVTEAMAFAPHDWEEISGNGFGTRHVPTGEWLYGYEMCVDPAQRGVRIGKRLYEARRALAEQLDLNGIVFAGRIPGYDRAKRTKKAESPEDYLDKVVEGKLRDPVIGFQIANGFAPVGILKRYLPEDRQSRGHAAHMVWRNPYVNPDEPPKHRVPRGVESVRLATVQFQARAVANFEEFVRNVEYFVDVAADYRADFVLFPEMFTMSLLSFAKKKMGPQEAIEALSEFTPRIRDELTRMAMEYNINIIGGSHPTRADDGDIQNIALVALRDGSIHAQEKIHPTPNERYWWKIKGGDSIDAIQTDCGPIGVLICYDSEFPELARRLADEGARIIFVPFCTDSREAYMRVRYCCQARAIENQCYVVMSGNVGNLPDVENMDIQYAQSCILTPCDLPFARDGIAAEASENVETLTISDVNLDDLSWARHEGTVRNLGDRRYDLYHIEWDRAVGRGHAAAKRERARQTAPAGPQGGGGG encoded by the coding sequence ATGGCACAGCGCAGCAAGGCACGACTTGAGGTAAGGCAGGCCCGCAGGGGCGACATTTCCGGGATATCCGCGCTCGTCGAGCGCGCCTATCCGGGCCTGCCACCTTACAAGTTCGGCGAGTTGCGCGGCCAGCTTAACAATTTCCCCCAGGGCCAGTTCGTCGCGATCCTCGATGGCGATATCGTCGGCTATTGCGCGTCATCGCGCGTGACCGAGGCTATGGCCTTTGCGCCGCACGATTGGGAAGAGATCAGCGGCAACGGCTTTGGCACCCGTCATGTGCCGACCGGCGAATGGCTTTACGGCTATGAAATGTGCGTCGATCCCGCGCAGCGCGGGGTCCGCATCGGCAAGCGGTTGTACGAGGCGCGGCGGGCGCTCGCCGAACAGCTCGACCTCAACGGCATCGTCTTTGCCGGGCGGATACCGGGCTATGATCGCGCCAAGCGCACCAAAAAGGCCGAAAGCCCCGAGGATTATCTGGACAAGGTGGTCGAGGGCAAGCTGCGCGATCCCGTGATCGGCTTCCAGATCGCCAATGGCTTTGCGCCGGTCGGCATCCTCAAGCGCTACCTGCCCGAGGACCGCCAGTCGCGCGGCCACGCGGCGCACATGGTATGGCGCAACCCCTATGTGAACCCGGACGAGCCACCCAAGCACCGCGTGCCGCGCGGCGTGGAAAGCGTGCGCCTTGCCACCGTGCAGTTCCAGGCGCGCGCGGTCGCGAATTTCGAGGAATTCGTCCGCAACGTCGAATATTTCGTCGATGTTGCAGCGGATTACCGGGCAGACTTCGTACTATTTCCCGAAATGTTCACCATGTCGCTGCTGTCCTTCGCCAAGAAGAAGATGGGGCCGCAGGAAGCGATCGAGGCGCTGAGCGAGTTCACCCCGCGCATCCGCGACGAGCTCACGCGGATGGCGATGGAATATAACATCAACATCATCGGCGGATCGCACCCGACCCGCGCCGATGACGGCGATATCCAGAATATCGCGCTGGTCGCGCTGCGCGACGGTTCGATCCACGCGCAGGAGAAAATCCACCCCACGCCCAACGAGCGGTACTGGTGGAAGATCAAGGGCGGCGACAGCATCGATGCGATCCAGACCGATTGCGGACCGATCGGCGTGCTGATCTGTTATGACAGCGAGTTTCCCGAACTGGCGCGGCGTCTGGCGGATGAGGGCGCGCGGATCATCTTTGTGCCGTTCTGCACCGACAGCCGCGAGGCCTATATGCGGGTGCGCTATTGCTGCCAGGCGCGTGCGATCGAGAACCAGTGCTATGTCGTGATGTCAGGCAATGTCGGCAATCTGCCCGATGTCGAGAACATGGACATCCAATATGCGCAAAGCTGCATCCTGACGCCGTGCGACCTGCCGTTCGCGCGCGATGGCATTGCCGCAGAGGCGAGCGAGAATGTCGAGACGCTGACGATCAGCGACGTCAATCTCGATGATCTGAGCTGGGCGCGGCACGAGGGCACGGTGCGCAATCTGGGCGACCGGCGCTATGACCTCTACCATATCGAATGGGACCGCGCGGTGGGCCGGGGCCATGCCGCCGCCAAGCGCGAACGCGCCCGCCAGACTGCGCCCGCCGGGCCGCAGGGTGGCGGCGGAGGCTAA
- a CDS encoding NADP-dependent isocitrate dehydrogenase — MAKIKVAKPVVEIDGDEMTRIIWEWIRERLILPYLDIDLKYYDLSIQKRDETNDKITVDASNAIREHGVGVKCATITPDEQRVEEFSLKKMWKSPNGTIRNILGGVVFREPIVISNIPRLVPGWTDPIVVGRHAFGDQYKATDFRVPGPGKLRLVFEGEDGSTIDEEVFQFPSSGVAMAMYNLDDSIADFARASMNYGLDRGWPTYLSTKNTILKAYDGRFKDIFEEVYEKEFRAQFEAAGITYQHRLIDDMVASALKWSGKFVWACKNYDGDVQSDTVAQGFGSLGLMTSVLMTPDGKTVEAEAAHGTVTRHYRMHEQGKATSTNPIASIFAWTRGLIYRGRFDETPEVVRFAETLERVCIETVEQGSMTKDLAILIGPDQAWMTTEQFFEAIRANLETEMGTWA; from the coding sequence ATGGCAAAGATCAAGGTGGCCAAGCCCGTCGTCGAAATCGACGGCGATGAAATGACCCGGATTATCTGGGAGTGGATCCGCGAACGCCTGATCCTGCCCTATCTGGACATCGACCTGAAATATTACGACCTGTCGATCCAGAAGCGCGACGAGACCAACGACAAGATCACCGTCGATGCCTCGAATGCGATCCGCGAGCATGGCGTGGGCGTCAAGTGCGCCACCATCACCCCCGATGAGCAGCGCGTCGAAGAGTTCAGCCTGAAGAAAATGTGGAAGTCGCCCAACGGCACGATCCGCAACATCCTGGGCGGCGTGGTCTTCCGCGAGCCGATCGTCATCTCGAACATCCCGCGGCTGGTGCCGGGCTGGACCGACCCGATCGTGGTCGGCCGTCATGCCTTTGGCGACCAGTACAAGGCGACCGATTTCCGCGTGCCCGGCCCGGGCAAGCTGCGCCTCGTCTTCGAAGGCGAGGACGGCAGCACGATCGACGAGGAAGTGTTCCAGTTCCCGTCCTCGGGCGTCGCCATGGCGATGTACAACCTCGATGACTCGATCGCCGACTTTGCGCGCGCATCGATGAACTATGGCCTCGATCGCGGCTGGCCGACCTATCTGTCGACCAAGAACACGATCCTCAAGGCCTATGACGGCCGCTTCAAGGACATCTTCGAAGAGGTGTACGAGAAGGAATTCAGGGCGCAGTTCGAAGCCGCCGGCATCACCTATCAGCATCGTCTGATCGATGACATGGTCGCATCGGCGCTGAAATGGTCGGGCAAGTTCGTCTGGGCGTGCAAGAACTATGACGGCGACGTGCAGTCGGATACCGTGGCCCAGGGCTTCGGTTCGCTCGGCCTGATGACCTCGGTGCTGATGACCCCCGATGGCAAGACCGTCGAGGCCGAAGCGGCGCACGGTACCGTCACGCGTCACTATCGCATGCACGAACAGGGCAAGGCGACATCGACCAACCCGATCGCATCGATCTTCGCCTGGACGCGCGGCCTCATCTATCGCGGTCGCTTCGACGAAACCCCTGAAGTGGTGCGCTTTGCCGAGACGCTGGAGCGCGTCTGCATCGAGACCGTCGAGCAGGGATCGATGACCAAGGACCTCGCCATCCTGATCGGCCCGGACCAGGCCTGGATGACCACCGAGCAGTTCTTCGAGGCCATCCGCGCCAATCTCGAAACGGAAATGGGTACCTGGGCGTAA
- a CDS encoding phosphatidylserine decarboxylase, producing the protein MSQELLDNRGKGLASWSFPPVHPEGRKFAVIAAGITLVLALMAWETLAWPMGGITLWILAFFRDPARVTPLDERFVVAPADGMVTLIQEIAPPIELADMDGLGSEPLWRVSIFMSVFDVHINRAPIGGTIRRIVYISGKFLNADLDKASDENERQHIMVERSDGLRVGFTQIAGLVARRIVPFVKEGDFVAVGQRVGLIRFGSRVDVYLPRGTAPAVVKGQRIVAGETVLAVVGDAPMREGIAH; encoded by the coding sequence ATGTCGCAAGAATTACTGGATAACCGGGGCAAGGGCCTGGCGAGCTGGAGCTTCCCGCCGGTTCATCCCGAAGGCCGAAAATTTGCCGTAATCGCCGCCGGAATCACGCTCGTTCTTGCGCTGATGGCCTGGGAAACCCTCGCCTGGCCGATGGGCGGCATCACCTTGTGGATCCTGGCCTTTTTTCGGGATCCCGCCCGCGTCACTCCGCTTGACGAACGCTTTGTGGTCGCACCTGCCGATGGGATGGTCACGCTGATCCAGGAGATCGCACCGCCGATCGAGCTGGCGGACATGGACGGATTGGGCAGCGAGCCGCTGTGGCGCGTGTCGATTTTCATGAGCGTGTTCGACGTGCACATCAACCGCGCACCGATTGGCGGCACCATCCGGCGCATCGTCTATATTTCGGGCAAGTTCCTCAATGCCGATCTCGACAAGGCGAGCGACGAGAACGAGCGCCAGCACATCATGGTGGAGCGCAGCGACGGTCTGCGCGTCGGCTTCACCCAGATTGCAGGGCTGGTCGCGCGCCGCATCGTGCCCTTTGTCAAGGAAGGCGATTTCGTCGCCGTGGGCCAGCGCGTCGGCCTGATCCGCTTCGGCAGCCGGGTCGATGTCTATCTGCCGCGCGGCACCGCGCCTGCGGTGGTCAAGGGCCAGCGCATCGTGGCAGGCGAAACCGTTCTGGCGGTGGTCGGCGATGCCCCGATGCGCGAAGGCATTGCGCACTGA